The region CTCTTAATTGGTTAACTTATCCAAGTTGTTGATGAACTCTAATACTCAGGCAGGATAGATAGACGAGCTAAGTTCCAGAACTCTTAACACTCAGGTAGAGTGGACAATGACTGGTAGTAAGTGCCACTAGGTTATTGGGACTTTGAGGAGGTGTGAAACAGGTTAAAATGATGCCGATGTTGTTGTAGtgttatgtacatttttatcacTTCAAAATATGCATCACTGCCTATACAGTCCCGCCCCACTGGCCGCGAGTTGAGAAAGACATGCTCGTTGTCAAAAGCTCCTCTGCTCAGAGGTGCAAATCAGATGCTGCGTTCTGCTGTACGGCCCAGGCCTGCATTGCCTACACCGCACTTTCTCTGTTGGCGGATGCTAGGACTGCGTGGCGGCAGATGGGGCAGGTGGAGTTCTCGGAGAGCCAGCGGTCAATGCAGTGGACGTGGTACTCGTGAGAGCAGGGCAGCTGCCGCAGTTTGTGTCCCTCCGCGTAGTCGGTGATGCACACGCTGCAGGTCTGCAGGCTGCCGCTCTCCCCGAAGCGGAAGCTCCGCGTGGAGAGGTTGTCGATCTGCTCTTTGGTGAGGCCGTGCGGCTGGTCCTCGTCCTCGTCGTTGAGCAGGAAGAAGTGCGCCAGCCGGAGGAAGGGCAGGGTACCTGGCTCCGCCCGGCCCTCCCCGGAGTCTTCCGCAgctcccccgcccctctcctctgGTAGCGGGACGCCTGGGTATGGACCGCGGGCAAAAGGGATGGCGCCGACAGCGGCAGGACGGCGGGGCACCTCCTCCGCGGCTGACCGGCCAGGTTCTTGGCTGGAGTTGGAGGAGTCGTGAGAGTCGGAGTCCGTGAGCGAGCTGAGCTCCCCGAAGCCTGTCATGATCTGGCGGATGACAATCCGCAGGGCGGAGGACGTGGCCTCGCTCAGCCCCGAGTCGGCCAAACGCTGCACGGGGATGCGTATGGTGCTGACGTAGGTGCGGATCCCGGCCTGCTCCGAGCGAGAAAAGGTTCGGTGGAACCCCGAGCGCTCGCTCTCATACTGGACGGTTTCGCTGGGTGCCTGGGGCTGCGGGCCGGTGCGGCTGCCGACGCTGTCCTGGGGCTCCCCGGGTCTTGCTTGCCGCACTCGGAGGTTCAGCCTGATGGTGGGGGGCCGCCAGGCGCCCGCCCCCGAGTCCTCCGCCTCCTGCTGTTCCGGCGCTACCCTGTCCGGCAGGGCCTCTCGCTCTGTCACACTCTGCCGGGTTCTGGAGCTGCCCTCCTCTTGCGCCTGTGGGAGGGGGTCCCAACGGAAGGGGGAGCGGCTCCTCTCGGGGCGAGGCCTAGTCCGGCCCTGTTCTGGGCTGTGGCTCCTGGCCATCCTAGAGGCCCTGCGTCGTGGCCCCCTGGAAGGGGAGTCAGAAGGCACCAAGTTTTGAACCTCAAGACGAATGGGGCTGATTACAGGGGGGGTATTTGGTCTCAAGGGCTCTGGCTCAGGTACCACAACAACAGCCACCTCCTCCTCTGACGTCTCTGCCAGCATTTCcctcactgcaaccctactcTCACGTTCCGCCACTGTCTGCGGCCTCGCCGGTTCCTCCACTCCTTCTTCCAGTCTCTCCCCGTCCTCGGTCGGCTCCTGCTGGCTGGACATGTTGCGGCTGACGTTGATCTCCAGGCTGAAGCGAAAGTCTCCACTACTGAGATTGGTCCTGCTCACTGCTCTCCATGACTGGCTCCCATGATGATGGACAGCAGATGATGAGTCTCCATTTGAACCATCTGCTTGTTCTTGTCCTTtcaaacagaatttaaataagtacttaaaaaataaaaataaaagtttaataaaaGACAAATAAGGGTTTCACATTATAAGACTATATATGTCTGCACATTGTGTATGATATGTATGAATTAGCAAATACATCACAATCCGTAAGAAAGTCCTTTCAATGTCTACTGTACCCAAGTTTTAGTTATACATGTTATAACAGTAACAGATAATTCATCCATCAGTATGCTTTCTCCACCTGTTTATAAAAAAGTAAGCTGAAAAACAGGAGATTCCTGTGCTGAGTGAGGATGACAGAGAGAATATGCCAAGAAATCTGACTGCAACCAGGGGCATAACTGGTTCCAGTTCTCCTTGAAGAAATGTAAGGttaatttcacaaacatttaGGAATCACTAAACAACTGAAGGCTTAAGTACAAATCTAATGAGATCCTGATAAGTGTTGGTTTGATTATCAGTAGCTCAGCTACTGAATACCTCTAAAAATGGAAGTCTACTTCTGCTTCCGACAACAGAAGTGATATTTGTGGACAAATGATTGTTAAACCCAGGCACCAAAATAATTTCCATGAAACAAAGCCAAATCGCACCACGTTGGTTTCTGCCTGAAACTGGAACCACttctaaaaatgtacatttcgaCTGTCAGGCCTCAACAACCGTTATCTACAtagacattaagattttcaatcagtaatttaaattaaaagtcaaagattgcattcaaacgtAAAACCAAAAGGGAACCATGATCCTTGTGCATTCTGTGGCCACGCTGGGCTTCTAGCTCCCAACAGTTCAGGTGTTCTGTGTTTCCTCCAGAAGATAATAAAGTATACATATCAGTTTTACACACCTACAAGACAAATGGAGCACCGTTAGGTATGTGCATCAAATTCAGATAGTAGACAATCACGTACCAGCACTCTCTGCATTTCTGGACTCGCTGCTCCTCTCTTTGACCTGCTGCAAACGACTCAACAGCTCCTCTTCAGATATCTCACCTAATGGAGGAAAACAGACTCGGTAACATTTAGCAAAGTACTACATTCTCTTAAACAGCGAGAAGAAACCAACATATCCACAGCTTTCTGCGAGGAGTAAAACAGGTTACACAAAGAACTATGATATAAAGGGACGGAGAAGAAAGGGTTACAAATAACCGGGGTGTAGATCTGATTCAATACAagagccacaaaaaaaagaataaatatatttttatttataaaatcagTTCACTGTTTCAACTGATGCATGATTTGAAACGTGTTAAAATGACGATGCCAATATACACACTGATCAATATACCTGATACCTGCAGTTGACCAGGAAAGGAACAGGATGGAGCTtgtttaatgaataataatgactaCATGAGATACAAGAGAAGAAAgaagttacatttaaaaagcttttactcAACTGTAGTGAATGCCCAGATGTATTTCTCAAACTGTATTTCTCCACGTTTGACAAAGACACAGGACGGCACTGAAAACTGCCACTTACCAGGATGAGCACTGCCCACTCAATACCACCTTCTGGCATGGCACTCAGCCCAAGGACGCTCCATAATTACATTCCTTTCTGCTATCCTGGGACAGAGATGGATCGCTGGACTCAGTCTGCTGTTCTCTGAGCACACACCGGCTATAGTCGTGGCCCTACATTTTAACAAACCATATTTTGTAGCCTGTACTTCAGTCAAAATCCAAAGAATCTCTATAGCCACAATATTTGTGAACATAATTTAGTCCTATGTGATTAAGTAGGGATTAGCTAAATTTTAGCTAAAGAACTAATCATAATTTGTTTGCTGCAATTCAATCATGTGCATTAACGGAGTTGATTAGActtgagaatttttttaaatgaaaggctCAGTGACATCTAAAGGGCTTGAATAATGGTGTGGAGCACTCAGATTTCAATGGTGATGGATACAATATGTTCTGCAAAAACTGCAGGTTATCACAGCTTaatgacaatataaaaaaagagcagGTTCCTCATGATGCTACACACCACATGtaatgtactgaacactgcagacgCATCACACAACTGGTCATTTTCAGGATGTCACTGACACCCAAAGTCTAGGTCAGCATGAACATTGTAACAGCAGAAGAAACAAGATATTCAACAACTTGTCAGCTCCTTTTTGATAAACTACTGAATGTTTCAAATATTGAACCTCCAATATCATTTTGCCTTCATTGCAATATTTCTCTTCATTCACTACATTTGTTGTTAATACTGCTTTATAATATAGATAAATGTCAACAACCAGAAGACAATTCTGTGAACTGATGTATAATTTCCACAATCAGCAAAGTTAAATTACTGTGATTCAAGCAGGACAATCGAAAGCTAATTAAATGTTAACAGTTGTTCAACAGGAGATTCTTGAGGGGGATGTATTGGTATCTTATCAGTGGAGGACTGAAGAACAGGTGGTAAGTACTGGTTGAAGGAAATGCAGAGGGACTTGCTTATATGTGGGAACCAATTCTGAAACCAAACAAATTCACCTTCTTAAACAGAAATGGATCATCAGTTGCAGTGAAGAATATGTGACACTGCATCCAAAGGTGTAGACTTATTGTGTTGTACAGACATCCCCTTACCACAGACTGCTAAATTGTTTAATCTCATATAAACAACACCACAAAATCAAAAGTGAATTATGAACCATgaggcagagaaagacagaaacactgatttagaaACTGGAATTCTGGCTGTGTGGAACGGAGCTGTGCTGCATAGAAAAATAGGAACAGATTGCTTTCAAATCAACTGCCATTTGCACtaaataattctgaaatatttgctaaataaatcatAGAGTAGCTGAACATCTGACTACTAAACAACCTCTTGTAATTAGACCTGCAAAgaccaaaaacattttccagtcCCACAAGGTGCCAGATTACCAGGAGTTCCAAAGAGGCTGTTGTCTCTCATCAACCGGTAGTCCTCCTCACTAAGGTTGTTGACAAAGTGGTAGAAGGCCTCCTCTCGTTGAAGTCGAGACTGTTGTCGGCGCTGGCCATGTGACTGCTCCCTACCCATCTGCTCTGATCCCTCAGAGTTCTCCATCACCACACTGGGAAACAGGTATAGCCCAACCtaggaaaagaaaaagctttaaaataagAAGGGATAGATGGCGTCCACCAACATGACTTAAGCCTCTGCACCCAAGATAAAAGCGACAACAGCTCCCAGCCATCATTTTTAGAATCAAATGTGAGTATATGCTATGATAGGACATCACCTCACAAGACAGCGAATACAAAGGAGTGTCATGAAGACTTGCAGTACCAAATTATCAACAAAACTGGACAACTTTCATTtgcatgtagcctatgtatCTTTCCCTTTCAACGAACTACGAAAATCAATCGAATGCCAATTATTTTTACGGGTCTGTACTTAAAAATACACAGGATGAAGCACAACCAAATAAGAAGCCAACATCAGATAATGTTAGCACTGTTTAAAGATACTGTTTTTGGGTAAAAGTACAGATTACCTATTCACGCCATTTAAGATCAGTTATTCTGTCCAGAATTACTGcgaaaaacacaatttttggAAAACGGAATGATTTCTGCCATCAGCGAGGCAGCTTCCACATTGTGTCTCAACGAAATTAACACAAACAAGCTAGTCAAGCAAGCTACATTACGCTCCTAAATAGGTTCAGTGATTTGCATTTCAGATGTCTGGTTGAAATTCAAAATTGGTAAAGTTCGTctagcagaaaacaaaacagaattgcCCATATGGTGGCATACCAAAAATGCAACACCACAGCACAATGCAGCTGACATTAatgaacaaatttaaaatttcagttcGTTGTTCACAAATTTCACATCCCATCGGTGAACTACACACCGAAGAACAAAGTTGCTCGCAAGAAAACCAATTGGCTATCTGGCACCTTGATGACTGACGGTGGGCTATTATTCGTTTAACAAGACTAGCTAGCTACGGATTTTTGAAAATTACCCTACTAGCTTTATTCCCCAATTGTCTTGGTAATTTAGCTGCGTTAGACAAGCTTgctaaagttagctagcaacatcctagctaCGATAGGTAGTGCTAGctaatagttagctagctacgcAATCGACAAGAACAATAGTACAGTTATTGTCTAGACTAACGTTACTATCGTATGGCTAAATTCCAAGTAAAACATCGGCTATGTTAAACTGAATTCAAACTACGAACGAAACCTTCCCATTCGCACGCTGCTTTCAAGATGAATTATAGAGCTATACATTATCGTAAATGTAGCTGACTGATTAACTGGTTTTAACGTTATCTAAGAAGAAAcggactgaaaaacaaaaaatagatcTACACAACGAACAGACAGTACTATACATAACAATACGTAGCCTCTCTTATCCAGACATTACAACCTGATAGGAGTTGGTCAATAAGTGCATTCAAACAAGTTACCTGTGTCAACCCGCTGTTGTTTTTACAcgtttttttcaatttgtgttagagttgatttaagaGGCCGTTTCCGTATAGAGCTGAAACGTTACCACCCACTTTTTCAGCGGCCCTGGTTCCGGAAGTACATTTAGATAATATAGTTTTCAGTCTTGCGCCGAGCCACCCAGCTACGAGACGAATCGTGACATTATAAAAAGGATTCAAAGTAAAATAAGTCTTTAGAAAACGAAAAAAGGCAAAGGTACAACACTCTGTACTTAACGTTTAAGAGGGCATGAACTACACGTCCCATAAAGCATTGCGAATGTTGTAATCATATCCCTTTCCTCTCACTTTCAGTCGGTTTCAACCACATTTAGGTTAATTACATTACGTTTTAGTGTTTTATATTATGTCGTTCTATACTGTAGTTCCTGACCTTTTTATCGTTTGCTAGCAAAGCTACACTTTAGTTCTGTTTAGAGACTAAAGCTACGCTTCAGCTTCGTTGCCTCGCAGTCATGGTTTATGTTAGCCCGATTTCTAACAGATCAGATGATATTTCTACAAAAAGTAACACGAATACTTATCTTTTCTAACGACATGAAAAATTTCAAAGTAAACCGAGATGGTGCCTATCAAAATCAACTTTTTTCTGGAATGATACTGAATTCCTGGAAAAACATAACTaaagttatttttgtgtgaGCATGAATACTGGGATGAGGGACACATTGGATCTGATTGGATTTTAAGATTATTCaggaaaatttaaatgtttttaaatatgcatggtTACAGACTGATTCAGAAGGGTGCTTGGTGTTTTATTAAGAATGTATATACTTGATTTTCCTAGGAATTGGCTTCAAGCAAAATTCCAGGCCTACTTAACGGATTTAttctcaaatgtattttaacttTATGATCATATCTCTTAGAACACTGCAAAATTGCTTGGATTTCCACTAGCCTTAGAGCATCCTTCTTGGATGGTCACTTAGAAGTAGCATATGACAtgatctgaagaaaaacacgttttcaaattataaaaatgctaagttactcacacatacaaagcttTATAAGTCATGaacacttgcaaaatctagtCCTGCTATTAAAAGTACTGATGtcaaaattacaccaagttacaataaacaatattggctaggttaactaacacaaattaaacatactgtattcCAAATCAAtgcttcctaaattatttcaagtaacttggtcctgtgtttaaaattttttttattttatcttaccatgtgaagagaatgtggtcattcaaagcaTATGTGTCATATTGAAGTGTGAAATGGCAACCGTTTATAGTGGGAATATTCTTGCTGaataatttcagctgttttacagcaatgtatatatttttaaaatgactacaCAATATGTTTAAAGAACTTCATACATGCAGTGCTTTGGGTGTATTGGAAGCACATCTtgaatgaaatgcatgaatgaaatagttttgtttAGAAAATTCCGTTCAGAAAAAAGATATGTTTTAAAACTTAGAACAAAAAACTTTGAATACATGTTTTTGAGTTTTAATATGTCACATTTGAATGATGTCAAGCGCTGTCTATTGTCAAGTGCCACCTTGTGCAGAATGGaatcagaaaaaataattctgtgatTCCAGCAGGTTCTCaatgttatttaaattcatcctgaaaaaagaaaactgactctcatctgaaagcagcaatgaaaagctcatttttatttttattatttattccataAACATTATTACAAAACTCAGCAAGTTACCAATATTACATATCACCATACAGGCTTgatcacaaatatttaaaacctTTGCAACagttacaacaaaaacaaaataatactaGAATAATTTACATGAAAATCTATAAAACAGCAAAGAGTACACaaatttgtgttattattctcATGTTTTTAGTTTGCTTGGTTGTTTTTACACAATAGCACTACACTCTTACAACAGGATTGGTTTGTTTGTGAAAAAGTTAAGTTTTtcaggtttgttttttcccctcattttttgtcatttgtatttttggtttttaaaaccagaaatttgtcattttacatCCTTTTTACTGCCTACAAAGGCACAAAAAAGGGTacccacacatacgcacaaataCTTCACAGCACTTTCTaagaaaaatatacacttacAAAATATGTTACAAATTGGCACACTGAAAAATATACAAGATTTCATCAACTCTTCATGTCAAGAGTCCATTAAGAATCCCTCTGCTTACAACTCTAGACAATATTTATAAAGCTCAATATTCTTTTAAACAAAGGCAAAGAGTAATTCCAATTAATGTCAAACCATGGTGTAAATACATCAAATATGACATAGGAGTATATTATACATCATAAGAGTATATCATACATTCATATAGAGGGCAGAGGGATTTGGGTTTCTTTCTCATCCTTTTTGAAGTctggaatttttaaaacatgtatatgcatgtgtatgtgggtatgtgtgtttgtgtgctttgctAGCACCATTAAGAAGCATCAGCTCAACAGTGGCACATTGCACAGACAAAATGAATCACATTGGAGTACATTCAATTCACAGTAGGAATGAGAGGCCTATCTCCATACTGGCCCTGCGCAATGTCCCATGTCCATACAGGCCCAGTGCAGTGTCCCACTGGCAGCTTGTCCCCGTGGCAGCCCTGGGCAGTAGGAACCCCAGCGTTGGTGGGCACCACCTCCATCACATTTTACCCAGCAAGGGAACCTAAACACATGGACAGGCTGACTGACAAGGCATGGCaaaaaacactgacacatttacagtaaaaattCAAGTGTTCCCTGCAGGAGAATGGGTTACTAAAAATGCTCCATGACTTAATGTAAAATTCCAATACAAAGCAAAGCAACAGCTCATTGCCGAAGGGACATTACATGCAGATTCTAAAAGCTCCATCTGGGAACATTTACAGGCACAGTATGCGCAATGGTACGAAGCCTCCCTAGGCACCCcagatgaaaaaatatatttcaccgTGGAAATCCATACTCTCGGTTTTGCAATCAGCGCGCTCAGTTTTGGAGTCCGTACCCTCGGTTTCAGTGAGATCACTCTGGTTTGCAATGTTAAACCCATTTGTAAACAAACAGTTCACTGCTGGAAAGTCAGACATGAAGCATCATAGCTACAATTCACACACAAGGAAATGGGATATTATTAAAGCGACATGGTACAAGAACCCATGGTAGCCTAGGTAGCCTATATAATGAATATGGACATGGCTAGGGGCTGAGGTCAGGCAAGACTCGATGCAGAGATCTCCGGCAAGCCACCTAACCGTGGCTATATTCATGGTATACCAGGGGTTTGAGTGCCATATCGATTTTATAAAACAGTGTCTATTTATACACCTTTTAATTGTTCACCAAAGAAAGACAACAGTTCTACAAGTAATGTTTTAATAGATTGC is a window of Anguilla rostrata isolate EN2019 chromosome 9, ASM1855537v3, whole genome shotgun sequence DNA encoding:
- the LOC135262883 gene encoding E3 ubiquitin-protein ligase RLIM-like isoform X2, translating into MHLLTNSYQVGLYLFPSVVMENSEGSEQMGREQSHGQRRQQSRLQREEAFYHFVNNLSEEDYRLMRDNSLFGTPGEISEEELLSRLQQVKERSSESRNAESAGQEQADGSNGDSSSAVHHHGSQSWRAVSRTNLSSGDFRFSLEINVSRNMSSQQEPTEDGERLEEGVEEPARPQTVAERESRVAVREMLAETSEEEVAVVVVPEPEPLRPNTPPVISPIRLEVQNLVPSDSPSRGPRRRASRMARSHSPEQGRTRPRPERSRSPFRWDPLPQAQEEGSSRTRQSVTEREALPDRVAPEQQEAEDSGAGAWRPPTIRLNLRVRQARPGEPQDSVGSRTGPQPQAPSETVQYESERSGFHRTFSRSEQAGIRTYVSTIRIPVQRLADSGLSEATSSALRIVIRQIMTGFGELSSLTDSDSHDSSNSSQEPGRSAAEEVPRRPAAVGAIPFARGPYPGVPLPEERGGGAAEDSGEGRAEPGTLPFLRLAHFFLLNDEDEDQPHGLTKEQIDNLSTRSFRFGESGSLQTCSVCITDYAEGHKLRQLPCSHEYHVHCIDRWLSENSTCPICRHAVLASANRESAV
- the LOC135262883 gene encoding E3 ubiquitin-protein ligase RLIM-like isoform X3, translating into MENSEGSEQMGREQSHGQRRQQSRLQREEAFYHFVNNLSEEDYRLMRDNSLFGTPGEISEEELLSRLQQVKERSSESRNAESAGQEQADGSNGDSSSAVHHHGSQSWRAVSRTNLSSGDFRFSLEINVSRNMSSQQEPTEDGERLEEGVEEPARPQTVAERESRVAVREMLAETSEEEVAVVVVPEPEPLRPNTPPVISPIRLEVQNLVPSDSPSRGPRRRASRMARSHSPEQGRTRPRPERSRSPFRWDPLPQAQEEGSSRTRQSVTEREALPDRVAPEQQEAEDSGAGAWRPPTIRLNLRVRQARPGEPQDSVGSRTGPQPQAPSETVQYESERSGFHRTFSRSEQAGIRTYVSTIRIPVQRLADSGLSEATSSALRIVIRQIMTGFGELSSLTDSDSHDSSNSSQEPGRSAAEEVPRRPAAVGAIPFARGPYPGVPLPEERGGGAAEDSGEGRAEPGTLPFLRLAHFFLLNDEDEDQPHGLTKEQIDNLSTRSFRFGESGSLQTCSVCITDYAEGHKLRQLPCSHEYHVHCIDRWLSENSTCPICRHAVLASANRESAV
- the LOC135262883 gene encoding E3 ubiquitin-protein ligase RLIM-like isoform X1, which gives rise to MSAALCCGVAFLVGLYLFPSVVMENSEGSEQMGREQSHGQRRQQSRLQREEAFYHFVNNLSEEDYRLMRDNSLFGTPGEISEEELLSRLQQVKERSSESRNAESAGQEQADGSNGDSSSAVHHHGSQSWRAVSRTNLSSGDFRFSLEINVSRNMSSQQEPTEDGERLEEGVEEPARPQTVAERESRVAVREMLAETSEEEVAVVVVPEPEPLRPNTPPVISPIRLEVQNLVPSDSPSRGPRRRASRMARSHSPEQGRTRPRPERSRSPFRWDPLPQAQEEGSSRTRQSVTEREALPDRVAPEQQEAEDSGAGAWRPPTIRLNLRVRQARPGEPQDSVGSRTGPQPQAPSETVQYESERSGFHRTFSRSEQAGIRTYVSTIRIPVQRLADSGLSEATSSALRIVIRQIMTGFGELSSLTDSDSHDSSNSSQEPGRSAAEEVPRRPAAVGAIPFARGPYPGVPLPEERGGGAAEDSGEGRAEPGTLPFLRLAHFFLLNDEDEDQPHGLTKEQIDNLSTRSFRFGESGSLQTCSVCITDYAEGHKLRQLPCSHEYHVHCIDRWLSENSTCPICRHAVLASANRESAV